One segment of Thermodesulfovibrio sp. 3907-1M DNA contains the following:
- a CDS encoding transketolase gives MFETFELVSNYTELQSIALRIRKSIIKMISQAGSGHPGGSLSCVEILTALYFKVLRLNPDYPEDMDRDRFILSKGHAAPALYATLAEFGFIPKEWLNSLRKFGSPLQGHPDMKKVPGIEISTGSLGQGLSVGVGMALGAKIQKLGYRVFVLLGDGECQEGQVWEAAMAASHYKLNNLIAIVDRNRLQIDGNTEDVMSLEPFVEKWKAFGWMTVEVNGHDFGEIIPAFQIIPYISKPLAIIANTVKGKGVSFMENNVDWHGKAPKHEEAEKALEELEEKVCELV, from the coding sequence ATGTTTGAAACATTTGAGTTAGTTTCAAATTACACAGAGCTGCAATCAATAGCTTTAAGAATAAGAAAAAGCATCATTAAAATGATTTCTCAGGCAGGTAGTGGACATCCTGGAGGAAGTCTTTCCTGTGTTGAGATTTTAACAGCTCTTTACTTTAAAGTTTTAAGACTTAATCCAGATTATCCAGAAGATATGGATAGAGACAGATTTATTCTTTCAAAAGGGCATGCTGCTCCGGCACTTTATGCTACTTTAGCTGAATTCGGATTTATTCCGAAGGAATGGCTTAATAGTTTAAGAAAATTTGGCTCTCCACTTCAGGGACATCCTGATATGAAAAAAGTTCCCGGGATTGAAATATCAACAGGCTCTCTTGGACAGGGTCTTTCAGTAGGAGTGGGAATGGCGTTAGGTGCAAAAATTCAAAAGCTTGGATATCGTGTTTTTGTCCTGTTAGGAGATGGAGAATGTCAGGAAGGACAGGTATGGGAAGCTGCAATGGCTGCATCACATTATAAGCTTAATAACTTAATTGCAATTGTTGATAGAAATAGACTTCAAATTGATGGAAATACAGAAGATGTTATGTCTCTTGAACCATTTGTTGAAAAATGGAAAGCTTTTGGCTGGATGACTGTTGAGGTGAATGGACATGATTTTGGTGAAATAATTCCAGCATTTCAGATAATTCCATACATATCAAAACCTCTTGCAATTATTGCTAATACTGTCAAAGGTAAAGGCGTTTCCTTCATGGAAAACAATGTT
- a CDS encoding phosphoribulokinase, producing MKPVLVGIAGDSGSGKSTFVKTLANLLGEKDVKEICFDDYHSLDRQERKAVKITPLHPRANNLGLAIEHMWHLKQGKKILKPVYDHSTGKFGEPEWVFPVSYIICEGLHTFYFSVLAAMYDLKIYYDTDLELKIIWKIQRDVVERGYFAEKVIEEIRERQKDIRNFVEPQSQYADILLKLKLHSDNCIAVQWNDSTNTQWFKNLLNEPESWNAVTEWYGGKKWNVYEITHAFTIEEAKKTFKIDSSFKIKEKQLEPYMLAAVLIATILKQIRNLKDQKEV from the coding sequence ATGAAGCCTGTTTTAGTAGGAATTGCAGGAGACAGCGGAAGCGGAAAAAGCACATTTGTTAAGACTCTGGCTAATTTACTGGGAGAAAAAGATGTAAAAGAAATATGTTTTGATGATTATCACTCCTTAGACAGGCAAGAAAGAAAAGCTGTAAAAATAACGCCGCTTCATCCTCGTGCAAACAATCTTGGGCTGGCTATAGAACACATGTGGCATCTTAAACAGGGTAAAAAAATTTTAAAACCTGTTTATGATCACTCAACTGGTAAATTCGGTGAGCCTGAATGGGTATTTCCTGTATCCTATATTATATGTGAAGGATTGCACACTTTTTATTTTAGTGTGCTTGCTGCTATGTATGATTTAAAGATTTACTATGATACCGATCTTGAACTAAAAATAATATGGAAGATTCAGAGAGATGTTGTAGAAAGAGGATATTTTGCTGAAAAGGTAATTGAAGAAATAAGAGAAAGGCAGAAGGATATAAGAAACTTTGTTGAACCCCAATCTCAGTATGCTGATATTTTACTAAAATTAAAACTGCATTCTGATAACTGTATAGCTGTTCAGTGGAACGATTCTACAAATACTCAATGGTTTAAAAATCTTTTAAATGAACCAGAGTCTTGGAATGCTGTAACAGAGTGGTATGGAGGCAAGAAGTGGAATGTTTATGAAATAACTCATGCATTTACAATTGAGGAAGCAAAGAAAACATTTAAGATTGATAGTTCCTTCAAAATAAAAGAAAAACAGCTTGAACCATATATGCTCGCAGCTGTTTTAATTGCAACCATTCTTAAACAAATAAGAAACTTAAAAGATCAAAAGGAGGTGTAA
- the rbcL gene encoding type III ribulose-bisphosphate carboxylase: MKYVDFLEIGYIPRENDVLAAFYVEPAENVTVEEAAGAVASESSIGTWTDLATMRQSIWDELRAKVYAIEDNVVYIAYPEALFEPNNIPQFLSSVAGNVFGMKAVKALRLLDIRVTSNFTTQLPGPAFGVKGVREILNIKHRPLIGTIVKPKLGLSPREQAEVVYNSLAGGLDLVKDDENLTHQVFSNFEERVLRCLEAVQKAEKETGEKKAYLPNITAPTEEMLRRAEFVKKNGGTYAMIDIVTAGFSGLQSVRNRNTGLIIHAHRAMYASFARPKNHGIHMLVLAKLSRLAGVDQLHIGTVVGKMEGDRADVMICHEALGNSKHTLNAPLPPQSWGNIKPVFSVASGGLHPGHIPDLVSIFGIDAVLQFGGGVHGHPDGTRAGAKAVRDAVEAAVKGKTLEEAAKKSKELARALEKWKGVVIK; the protein is encoded by the coding sequence ATGAAGTATGTTGATTTCTTAGAAATTGGATATATTCCAAGAGAAAATGATGTTTTGGCTGCATTCTACGTTGAACCAGCAGAAAACGTAACTGTAGAAGAAGCAGCAGGAGCTGTTGCTTCAGAAAGTTCAATTGGCACATGGACTGACCTTGCCACAATGAGACAAAGCATATGGGATGAATTAAGAGCAAAGGTTTATGCAATAGAAGACAATGTTGTTTATATAGCATATCCTGAAGCACTTTTTGAGCCAAATAACATTCCTCAATTTTTAAGTAGTGTTGCAGGAAATGTTTTTGGTATGAAAGCGGTTAAAGCTTTAAGATTACTTGATATAAGAGTAACATCTAATTTTACAACGCAGCTTCCAGGTCCTGCTTTTGGAGTTAAGGGAGTAAGAGAAATTTTAAATATAAAACATAGACCTCTCATCGGAACAATTGTGAAACCAAAGCTCGGGCTTTCACCAAGAGAACAGGCAGAAGTTGTTTACAACTCTCTTGCTGGAGGACTTGATCTTGTAAAGGATGATGAAAATCTTACACATCAGGTTTTCTCAAACTTTGAAGAAAGAGTATTAAGGTGTTTGGAAGCAGTCCAAAAAGCAGAAAAGGAAACAGGAGAAAAGAAAGCTTATTTACCCAATATAACTGCTCCTACTGAAGAAATGCTGAGAAGGGCTGAGTTTGTGAAGAAAAATGGTGGAACTTATGCGATGATTGACATTGTAACAGCAGGATTTTCAGGATTGCAATCCGTTAGAAACAGAAACACAGGATTAATAATTCATGCTCACAGAGCAATGTATGCAAGTTTTGCGCGTCCTAAAAATCATGGAATTCATATGCTTGTTTTAGCAAAGCTTTCAAGGCTTGCAGGAGTTGACCAGCTTCATATAGGCACAGTGGTCGGGAAAATGGAAGGCGACAGAGCTGATGTAATGATTTGTCATGAAGCTCTTGGCAATTCTAAGCATACTCTTAATGCTCCTTTACCTCCACAGAGCTGGGGAAATATAAAACCTGTTTTTTCAGTTGCTTCCGGAGGACTTCATCCAGGACACATTCCTGACCTTGTCAGCATATTTGGAATTGATGCTGTGCTTCAGTTTGGTGGAGGAGTCCATGGACATCCTGACGGAACTCGGGCAGGAGCAAAAGCTGTAAGAGATGCTGTGGAAGCAGCAGTTAAGGGTAAAACTCTGGAAGAAGCAGCAAAGAAAAGTAAAGAGCTGGCAAGAGCCTTAGAAAAATGGAAGGGAGTGGTGATAAAATGA
- the fsa gene encoding fructose-6-phosphate aldolase produces MQIFLDTAEIEAIRKWAATGVVDGVTTNPTLLAKAGAKDVKSVIREICSLVREPVSVEVISTDAQRMIKEAREYASWGFNIAVKIPMTEEGMKAVNVLSKEGIKTNVTLVFSTNQGIIAAKAGATYVSPFIGRLDDISHDGLSIVRELAEIFRIYGFTTKIIAASIRHPLHVVESALAGAHIATVPPKVLESMFKHPLTDIGIERFLKDWESLHKN; encoded by the coding sequence ATGCAAATATTTTTAGACACAGCAGAGATTGAAGCAATAAGAAAATGGGCAGCCACAGGAGTAGTTGATGGAGTTACGACAAATCCTACTCTTCTGGCAAAGGCAGGAGCTAAAGATGTAAAGAGCGTTATAAGAGAAATTTGCAGTCTGGTTCGCGAGCCTGTAAGTGTTGAAGTAATATCAACTGATGCTCAGAGAATGATAAAGGAAGCTCGTGAGTATGCTTCATGGGGATTTAATATTGCTGTTAAGATTCCTATGACAGAGGAAGGAATGAAAGCTGTAAATGTGCTTTCAAAGGAAGGAATTAAAACAAATGTAACTCTTGTGTTTTCAACAAATCAGGGAATTATTGCAGCGAAAGCTGGTGCAACTTACGTAAGTCCTTTTATAGGACGACTTGATGATATTTCTCATGACGGATTAAGCATTGTAAGGGAGTTGGCAGAAATATTCAGAATTTATGGCTTTACAACTAAAATAATTGCTGCAAGTATCCGTCATCCACTTCATGTTGTGGAAAGCGCACTTGCTGGTGCTCATATTGCAACAGTGCCGCCAAAGGTTCTTGAAAGTATGTTTAAACATCCTCTTACAGATATTGGTATTGAAAGATTTTTAAAAGACTGGGAAAGTCTTCATAAAAACTAA